In the genome of Cyclopterus lumpus isolate fCycLum1 chromosome 19, fCycLum1.pri, whole genome shotgun sequence, one region contains:
- the LOC117748703 gene encoding potassium voltage-gated channel subfamily H member 4-like gives MPVMKGLLAPQNTFLDTIATRFDGTHSNFLLGNAQGHRGYPIVYCSDGFCELTGFTRTEVMQKNCSCRFLYGADTSEHVAHQMEKALEGREEYQAEVHFYKKNGVAFWCFLDIVPIKNEKGEMVLFLFSFKDITDTYGRGHNNSKKEEDKRHRRKSSSHFVEARKRGRTMLYQLTSQFSRGGKRKVNLGGGMKPSIPEYKVAAVQKSRFILLHYSISKALWDWLILLATFYVAVTVPYNVSFTPYDDTVTAARSTIVSDIVVEMLFIIDIILNFRTTYVSQSGQVVYEARSICIHYATTWFFVDLVAALPFDLLYAFNITVTSLVHLLKTVRLLRLLRLLQKLDRYSQYSAMVLTLLMSVFALLAHWMACIWYMIGRKEIETNETWDIGWLHELGKRLETPYINSTVGGPTVRSSYIAALYFTLSSLTSVGFGNVCANTDAEKIFSICTMLIGALMHALVFGNVTAIIQRMYSRRSLYHTRMTDLKDFIRVHRLPQQIKQRMLEYFQTTWSVNNGIDANELLHDFPDELRADIAMHLNKDILQLPVFKGASRGCLRSLSLHIKTSFCVPGEYLIRQGDALHANYFVCSGSLEVLKDSMVLAILGKGDLIGSDLPGTNHVIKTNADVKALTYCDLQYINVRGLREVLELYPEYASVFTSDIHNNLTYNLREGSQDEGLSRFSRSPRIPHEARLPSIVETKGDDPDDCFHISPATRSRRNLLLPNFSSPVRRTSLGNLLGDELRQFNALRRCRSPNLSRGIHGQSSSPQPLSKREHSSPKVTTASTSAQGESRVEKKPSKLLIPTVTCSGPPDLSPRVVDGIEDNGHAFHFNVEHSRPKASTGGSTHDSTQEYATLLFETEEVKESISQLNQKMGTLNQEVCNLTKGLHHMMHLLQAHVSVQHYKASLPSYPYGIQMGSSPSPVPNTGMPFNLDPTFHPNNDPGIQEGHSQQSVAPAGHWNYSGVTETQTESQHWPQTSSSPAISCLPLSVNSASRLGLCHSSESMTTHLWTRPSPLSASTGFQGGSPGLAPHAGYEDSDNRHLSASPTTISQSQPTLCLQPPSESDEYSCLLSGAPTGTSTHSLLDSSHNSYPHLSLRSESHLNSSQASHEEICVLISATTSHNLIQDTSLFQIEDSHPSVHPVSASPPILPGHPLGSSLDSASARSDALEPDLPLGDPSAIEHTSLECLLGNGSSMESRDSESVSSRRSSIGVQTQSTEQSWCLDLTD, from the exons ACAGTAATTTCCTTTTGGGTAACGCCCAGGGCCACCGCGGCTACCCTATCGTCTACTGCTCAGATGGCTTCTGCGAACTGACAGGCTTCACGAGAACTGAGGTGATGCAGAAGAACTGCAGCTGCCGCTTCCTGTACGGGGCCGACACCAGCGAGCATGTGGCCCATCAGATGGAGAAGGCTCTGGAGGGCCGAGAGGAGTACCAGGCCGAGGTCCACTTCTACAAGAAGAATG gtGTGGCCTTCTGGTGTTTTCTAGACATTGTGCCTATAAAGAACGAGAAGGGCGAAAtggttctcttcctcttctcattCAAGGACATCACTGACACCTATGGAAGAGGCCACAACAACAGCAAGAAGGAGG AGGACAAGAGGcacaggaggaagagcagctcCCACTTCGTCGAGGCCAGGAAGCGAGGACGCACCATGTTGTACCAGCTGACCAGCCAGTTCTCACGGGGAGGCAAAAGAAAAGTCAACCTGGGTGGC GGCATGAAGCCTTCAATACCGGAGTACAAGGTGGCAGCAGTGCAGAAGTCTCGCTTCATTCTGCTCCACTACAGCATCTCTAAAGCCCTGTGGGACTGGCTCATTCTGCTGGCCACCTTCTACGTGGCTGTAACAGTACCCTACAACGTCAGCTTCACGCCGTATGATGACACCGTCACAGCTGCGCGCTCCACCATTGTCAGCGACATTGTGGTGGAAATGCTCTTTATTATAG ACATTATTTTGAATTTCCGCACCACCTATGTGAGCCAGTCAGGGCAGGTGGTGTACGAGGCGCGCTCCATTTGCATTCATTATGCCACCACCTGGTTCTTTGTGGACCTGGTGGCTGCCCTGCCCTTTGACCTGCTGTATGCCTTCAACATCACAGTG ACCTCCCTTGTCCACCTGCTGAAAACGGTACGCCTGCTACGTCTCCTTCGTCTGCTTCAGAAGCTGGATCGCTATTCGCAGTACAGCGCCATGGTGCTGACCTTGCTTATGTCTGTGTTTGCCCTGCTGGCACACTGGATGGCCTGCATCTGGTACATGATTGGACGTAAAGAGATAGAGACCAATGAGACCTGGGACATTG GGTGGCTTCATGAGCTGGGCAAACGTCTGGAGACACCCTACATCAACAGCACGGTGGGCGGCCCGACAGTGCGCAGCTCCTACATCGCTGCCCTTTACTTTACCCTCAGCAGCCTGACCAGTGTGGGCTTCGGCAATGTCTGTGCCAACACCGATGCTGAGAAGATATTCTCCATCTGCACCATGCTCATCGGCG CGCTGATGCACGCCCTGGTCTTCGGTAACGTGACGGCCATCATTCAGCGGATGTACTCGCGGCgctctctctatcacacacgCATGACAGACCTGAAGGACTTCATCCGTGTCCACCGTCTGCCCCAGCAGATCAAACAGCGCATGCTGGAGTACTTCCAGACCACATGGTCTGTCAACAATGGTATAGATGCCAACGAG ctcctccacgaCTTCCCTGATGAGCTGCGGGCCGACATCGCCATGCATCTGAATAAGGACATCCTCCAGCTGCCGGTTTTTAAGGGGGCCAGTCGTGGCTGCctgcgctcgctctctctccataTAAAAACCTCCTTCTGTGTCCCTGGGGAGTACCTCATCCGTCAGGGTGACGCGCTGCATGCCAACTACTTTGTCTGCTCTGGGTCCCTGGAAGTGCTGAAAGACAGCATGGTGCTGGCAATATTAG gAAAAGGGGATCTGATTGGATCTGACCTGCCTGGAACCAACCATGTGATAAAAACCAATGCTGATGTGAAGGCGCTGACCTACTGTGACCTCCAGTATATCAATGTGCGTGGTCTGAGAGAGGTGCTGGAACTCTATCCTGAGTACGCCAGTGTGTTCACCTCTGACATCCACAACAACCTCACCTACAACCTGCGTGAGGGCAGCCAGGACGAG GGCCTGAGCAGGTTTTCAAGGTCACCCAGGATTCCCCAC GAAGCCAGGCTCCCCTCTATTGTGGAAACTAAGGGGGATGACCCTGACGACTGCTTCCACATCTCTCCAGCTACCCGCTCCCGTCGCAACCTCCTGCTTCCCAACTTCAGCAGCCCTGTTCGCCGCACCTCCCTGGGGAACCTCCTAGGGGATGAGTTGCGGCAATTCAACGCCCTGCGGCGCTGCCGTTCACCAAACCTCAGCCGTGGCATCCACGGGCAGAGCTCGTCCCCTCAGCCACTGTCGAAAAGAGAGCACAGCTCCCCTAAAGTCACCACAGCCTCAACCTCTGCCCAGGGGGAGTCCCGGGTCGAGAAAAAGCCTTCAAAGCTGCTCATCCCAACTGTCACATGCTCAGGACCCCCAGATCTCAGTCCCAG GGTTGTAGACGGCATCGAAGACAATGGACACGCGTTCCACTTCAACGTGGAGCACAGCAGGCCCAAAGCCAGCACAGGAGGCAGCACCCATG ACTCCACACAGGAGTATGCTACCCTGCTGTTTGAGACAGAGGAGGTCAAAGAGAGCATCAGTCAACTCAACCAAAAG ATGGGCACATTAAACCAGGAAGTATGTAACCTCACCAAGGGCCTGCACCACATGATGCATCTCCTTCAGGCCCACGTATCTGTGCAACACTACAAAgcctccctcccttcataccCGTATGGCATCCAAATGGGGTCCAGCCCTTCTCCAGTCCCCAACACTGGCATGCCCTTCAACTTAGATCCAACCTTCCACCCCAATAACGATCCTGGGATTCAGGAAGGCCACAGTCAACAAAGTGTTGCACCTGCTGGCCATTGGAACTACAGTGGAGTAACTGAAACCCAAACAGAGAGCCAGCACTGGCCTCAAACCTCTAGTTCACCTGCCATCTCCTGTCTGCCCCTCTCTGTAAACTCTGCATCCAGGTTAGGCCTGTGTCACAGCTCTGAGAGTATGACGACACATCTGTGGACAAGACCGTCTCCTCTAAGCGCCAGCACAGGCTTCCAGGGTGGAAGTCCAGGCCTCGCACCTCATGCTGGGTACGAAGACTCTGACAACAGGCATCTCAGTGCGAGTCCGACCACCATCAGCCAATCCCAGCCTACTTTGTGCCTGCAGCCTCCTAGTGAAAGTGATGAATACTCTTGCCTTTTGTCCGGTGCCCCCACAGGTACGTCCACACACAGCCTGCTGGACTCGTCACACAATTCATACCCCCATCTCTCCCTGCGCTCTGAGTCCCATCTTAATTCATCGCAAGCCTCACATGAGGAAATTTGTGTTCTGATATCCGCGacaacatcccataatctgATCCAGGACACCTCCCTCTTCCAAATCGAGGACTCGCACCCCTCGGTCCACCCTGTTTCTGCATCTCCACCCATATTG